In the genome of Pseudomonas fluorescens, the window AAAAGGATAGCGACATGGAAAACCTGCGCGGCAGTTGCCTGTGCAAGGCCATCGAATACGAACTCGACAGCCTCGACATGCCCATCAGCCACTGCCATTGCCAAACCTGCCGCAAGGCACACGCAGCGGCTTTTGCATCGACCGCCGGGGTCATGCGCGAGCACTTTCGCTGGACCAAAGGCCAGGATCGCCTGAGCTGCCATGAATCGTCGCCGGGCAAGTTTCGGTACTTCTGTTCGGCCTGCGGTTCACACCTGATGGCCGAACGGCCGGCCCAGCCCCACGTGATCGTTCGGGTGGCGACACTGGATACCGATCCGCGGATGACGCCCCAGGCGCATATCTGGACGGCCCATGACGTGCCATGGCTGGAATACGATTCGGTGGACAAACACGCGCAATGGCAGGCCTAGCGGGATGAATACCCCTCGGCGCTACACTGCATCTCTCATTCGGTCACAACGAGCACTCCAGCATGAACCCACGCTTACTCTTGGCGCTGACGCCCCTGTTGTTCACCTCCATGGCGTTCGCCGTGGACTGCGACAACGCCAGCGACCAGGCGACGATGAACCAGTGCGCGGCGCAGCAGCATGCGGCCGCCGACAAGGAATTGAATGCGCTGTACCAGCAGATCACTTCGCGACTCAAGAGCAACCCGGACAGCAAGAAGCAGTTGGTGGGTGCGCAGCGGGCGTGGGTGGCGTTTCGTGATGCCGAGTGCAAGTTCTCGGCGTCCGGGGTGGAAGGCGGGAGTGTGTATCCGCTGATCTACAGCAACTGCACCACGGAGCTGACCAAGGCACGGGTTCAGACTTTCAAGCAGTACTTGAAGTGTCAGGAGGGGGATATGAGTTGTCCGGTGCCGGGGGTTTGATTTTGTGCTGTTT includes:
- a CDS encoding GFA family protein, which gives rise to MENLRGSCLCKAIEYELDSLDMPISHCHCQTCRKAHAAAFASTAGVMREHFRWTKGQDRLSCHESSPGKFRYFCSACGSHLMAERPAQPHVIVRVATLDTDPRMTPQAHIWTAHDVPWLEYDSVDKHAQWQA
- a CDS encoding lysozyme inhibitor LprI family protein, which translates into the protein MNPRLLLALTPLLFTSMAFAVDCDNASDQATMNQCAAQQHAAADKELNALYQQITSRLKSNPDSKKQLVGAQRAWVAFRDAECKFSASGVEGGSVYPLIYSNCTTELTKARVQTFKQYLKCQEGDMSCPVPGV